The following are encoded together in the Kribbella sp. CA-293567 genome:
- a CDS encoding HNH endonuclease signature motif containing protein: MDISQLPAPCHLSDSDLLTTLDTANAALSTLLTWYWRAGAEIESRGLAKDLGAKDTTELLSLRHRHDPGPLRRNLKLAAKLPRYEAVTAALTAPASPDTDDAAGSSAVLSAAHAQTIITTLEKAPPTVPADLLRVAEEQLINAAHHLTPIELRDFGHQVLARLDTDGPEPTNDPYREESLNLRPVDGGIKFNGYLAAENAELLKTQIHRLAKPHKTIDGERDPRSRDKRQADALTTILEIAAGATATPGIPGVPHLTVTIDFADLQNAAAGAPRATGATGELVFGHNLSASAVRRLACEAAVLPIVLGSKSQPLDVGTEQRFVTGAIRRALNKRDKGCVICHAPPSNCHAHHLIHWANGGSTSITNLVLVCGAHHTAVHDGHWTITITDDVVHVTRPSWTDPGPTTPLTWNNSTAGTPPTCTDSSPDNPLTCTGSARDCAPTCAGSAPDRAPTRPGSASGSAPTCAASAPDGAPTCTGSTPCSEPTCAGSTSNSASTSTGFTADTPPTCTDSTPDNPLACTCSAADCAPTSTGSTPDSAPTRPGSAPGSAPTCAGSAPDDAPTGTGTGPAPDGIPTCTGSTPRSAPTCTGSTPRSAPTCAGSIPDGAPTGTGSTPDTPMTSPACTPATGPAASTPLTPPAVAPAVTAPLTASPAAGLSWLTPEAVARLNPWGESGTPSTGP, from the coding sequence ATGGACATCTCGCAGCTACCGGCACCGTGCCACCTGAGCGACAGCGACCTGCTGACCACTCTCGACACAGCCAACGCTGCCCTGTCCACCCTGCTCACCTGGTACTGGCGAGCCGGCGCCGAAATCGAATCCCGCGGCCTCGCCAAAGACCTCGGCGCGAAAGACACCACCGAGCTGTTGTCGCTACGCCACCGCCACGACCCCGGACCACTACGCCGCAACCTCAAGCTGGCTGCCAAGCTGCCGCGGTACGAAGCCGTCACCGCCGCCCTGACCGCCCCTGCCAGCCCTGACACCGACGACGCTGCTGGCTCTTCTGCTGTCTTGAGCGCCGCCCACGCCCAAACCATCATCACCACCCTCGAAAAAGCCCCACCAACAGTCCCTGCCGACCTCCTGCGAGTCGCCGAAGAACAGCTGATCAACGCCGCCCACCACCTCACCCCGATCGAGCTGCGCGACTTCGGCCACCAAGTCCTCGCCCGCCTCGACACCGACGGCCCCGAACCCACCAACGACCCCTACCGGGAAGAGAGCCTCAATCTGCGCCCGGTCGACGGCGGCATCAAGTTCAACGGCTACCTCGCCGCCGAAAACGCCGAACTCTTGAAAACCCAGATCCACCGCCTCGCCAAGCCCCACAAGACGATCGACGGCGAACGCGACCCCCGCTCGCGCGACAAGCGCCAGGCCGACGCCCTCACCACCATCCTCGAAATCGCCGCCGGCGCCACCGCCACACCCGGCATCCCCGGCGTTCCGCACTTGACGGTGACTATCGACTTCGCAGACCTGCAGAACGCTGCCGCCGGAGCCCCCAGAGCTACCGGAGCGACCGGTGAACTGGTCTTCGGCCACAACCTCTCCGCCTCCGCCGTCCGCCGCCTCGCCTGCGAAGCCGCCGTGTTGCCGATCGTCCTCGGCTCGAAATCCCAGCCCCTCGATGTAGGCACCGAGCAGCGTTTCGTCACTGGCGCCATCCGGCGTGCGTTGAACAAGCGCGACAAGGGCTGCGTGATCTGCCACGCCCCACCGTCGAACTGCCATGCCCATCACCTGATCCATTGGGCCAACGGAGGTTCCACCTCGATCACCAACTTGGTGCTGGTCTGCGGCGCCCACCACACCGCAGTCCACGACGGCCACTGGACCATCACCATCACCGACGACGTCGTCCACGTCACCCGCCCGTCCTGGACCGACCCCGGCCCCACCACCCCACTCACCTGGAACAACTCCACCGCAGGCACCCCACCCACCTGCACCGACTCCAGCCCAGATAACCCGCTCACCTGTACCGGCTCTGCACGAGACTGCGCGCCCACATGTGCCGGTTCCGCCCCAGACAGAGCACCAACGCGTCCTGGTTCCGCCTCCGGCAGTGCGCCGACGTGCGCAGCTTCCGCCCCAGACGGCGCACCCACGTGTACCGGCTCTACCCCATGCAGTGAGCCGACGTGCGCCGGTTCCACCTCAAACAGTGCGTCCACGTCTACCGGCTTCACCGCAGACACCCCACCCACCTGCACCGACTCCACCCCAGATAACCCGCTCGCCTGCACCTGCTCTGCGGCAGACTGCGCGCCCACCTCGACAGGCTCCACCCCAGACAGCGCACCAACGCGTCCCGGTTCCGCCCCAGGCAGTGCGCCCACATGTGCCGGTTCCGCCCCAGACGATGCGCCCACCGGCACCGGCACCGGCCCCGCCCCAGACGGCATACCCACGTGTACCGGCTCCACCCCACGCAGTGCGCCCACGTGTACCGGCTCCACACCACGCAGTGCGCCCACGTGTGCTGGCTCCATCCCCGACGGTGCGCCCACCGGCACCGGCTCCACCCCAGACACCCCGATGACCAGCCCCGCTTGCACACCCGCCACCGGCCCGGCTGCCTCAACTCCGTTGACACCCCCGGCAGTCGCTCCCGCCGTCACCGCGCCGCTGACAGCCTCGCCCGCCGCAGGTCTGTCCTGGCTCACCCCGGAGGCTGTAGCCCGCCTCAACCCCTGGGGCGAATCCGGCACCCCA
- a CDS encoding GxGYxYP domain-containing protein, with product MVSRRTFLAGTGAVTAGGFGLLPGLPADAATRAAGLTGPSGGGGRLLPAFAKPKHLHYGDVSKLNGADQTLLTTLQGIVNRTRPELYFSFDTGTQSTPDAKWLADMHLPTTTYANPLDLVAKYRHRVRGAIIHDPAVPDSLNVATTLAGLENAVVADAAQAKAHGLRIVKDLRGKFDDDRVKTYRWQLENLFPRVTHRLLAGLPPTRVAAVENVQWKEIARETRQIRDSSNRGSYELDVSAKLGKEAVYVRFQDSFTDDGWGGSVSEITVKANGAQLAHFLVGTPQEEPYLFDGVNSSIGGEANRFSDGGGYFIYRFEPPAGTTSLVVTATMWNQYLVTATDTSPTRIEPFAYFRDYVVATKALVSWLPPGGETGELLVEHFAKYPTLAPYMGWFANDVSGEWDGVDLASQGGSPVIAADFYMNGTVHAGFTAPISDRVRPVRRINKPKNKVYLTLTFGEGDNIQYCQRHLRELWDDPKRGEAPANWTISPFLLETGPGLYSHFQRTATANDLLVCGPSGAGYTYPGSWVPSEFTQFLKLTGSQLRRTGLDVVYSYSHRENDQWVLLSEEIARGFAKHTPLKGIMQTWDGDLLTVRQSGLPVVGQWSAPGKAAEYKAALDVQVAKWDGTKPLFISGGINAWNWTPSDIAELAALLGDPYELVLANTFFDLLDRVL from the coding sequence ATGGTCTCGAGACGAACGTTCCTGGCGGGTACCGGCGCAGTCACGGCAGGAGGGTTCGGGCTGCTTCCCGGGCTCCCGGCGGACGCGGCGACAAGAGCGGCGGGCCTGACGGGCCCGAGTGGCGGCGGTGGCCGGCTGCTGCCGGCCTTCGCGAAACCGAAACACCTGCACTACGGCGACGTCAGCAAACTCAACGGTGCCGACCAGACGCTGCTGACGACCTTGCAAGGCATCGTCAACCGCACCAGGCCGGAGCTCTACTTCAGCTTCGACACCGGCACGCAGAGTACGCCGGACGCGAAGTGGCTGGCCGACATGCACCTGCCCACGACGACGTACGCGAACCCCTTGGACCTGGTGGCCAAGTACCGGCACCGGGTTCGCGGCGCGATCATCCACGATCCCGCTGTCCCGGACTCGCTGAACGTAGCGACCACCCTGGCCGGGTTGGAGAACGCCGTCGTCGCCGACGCGGCGCAGGCCAAGGCGCACGGACTGCGGATCGTCAAGGACCTGCGGGGAAAGTTCGACGACGACCGGGTCAAGACCTACCGATGGCAGCTCGAGAACCTGTTCCCGCGAGTCACCCACCGGTTGCTGGCCGGCCTGCCGCCGACCCGGGTGGCCGCGGTGGAAAACGTGCAGTGGAAGGAGATCGCCCGCGAGACCCGGCAGATCCGCGACTCGTCGAACCGCGGTAGCTACGAGCTCGACGTGTCGGCCAAACTCGGCAAGGAAGCCGTCTACGTCAGGTTCCAGGACTCGTTCACCGACGACGGCTGGGGCGGCTCGGTCTCCGAGATCACCGTGAAGGCGAACGGCGCCCAGCTCGCCCACTTCCTGGTCGGTACCCCGCAGGAGGAGCCGTACCTGTTCGACGGCGTCAACTCGTCCATCGGCGGTGAAGCCAACCGCTTCAGCGACGGCGGCGGCTACTTCATCTACCGCTTCGAACCACCTGCCGGTACGACGTCCCTGGTGGTCACCGCGACGATGTGGAACCAGTACCTGGTGACCGCGACCGACACCTCGCCCACCCGGATCGAGCCGTTCGCGTACTTCCGGGACTACGTGGTCGCCACCAAGGCGCTGGTCAGCTGGCTGCCCCCGGGCGGCGAGACCGGGGAGCTGCTGGTCGAGCACTTCGCCAAGTACCCGACGCTGGCGCCGTACATGGGCTGGTTCGCCAACGACGTCTCCGGCGAGTGGGACGGGGTCGACCTTGCGTCGCAGGGTGGTTCGCCGGTGATCGCGGCCGACTTCTACATGAACGGGACGGTCCACGCCGGCTTCACGGCGCCGATCTCGGACCGGGTCAGGCCGGTTCGGCGGATCAACAAGCCGAAGAACAAGGTCTACCTGACACTGACGTTCGGCGAGGGCGACAACATCCAGTACTGCCAGCGGCACCTGCGTGAGCTCTGGGACGATCCCAAGCGTGGTGAGGCGCCGGCGAACTGGACCATCAGCCCGTTCCTGCTGGAGACCGGACCGGGTCTGTACAGCCACTTCCAGCGGACCGCGACGGCCAACGACCTGCTGGTCTGCGGTCCCTCTGGTGCGGGCTACACGTATCCCGGGTCGTGGGTGCCGAGCGAGTTCACCCAGTTCCTGAAGCTGACCGGCTCGCAGTTGCGCCGGACCGGGTTGGACGTGGTGTATTCCTACAGCCACCGCGAGAACGACCAGTGGGTGCTGCTGTCGGAGGAGATCGCCCGCGGGTTCGCCAAGCACACGCCGCTGAAGGGGATCATGCAGACCTGGGACGGCGACCTGCTCACGGTCCGCCAGAGTGGTCTGCCCGTCGTCGGGCAGTGGAGCGCGCCCGGCAAGGCAGCGGAGTACAAGGCCGCGCTCGATGTCCAGGTCGCGAAGTGGGACGGCACGAAACCGCTGTTCATCTCCGGCGGGATCAATGCGTGGAACTGGACCCCGTCGGACATCGCGGAACTGGCCGCCCTGCTCGGCGACCCGTACGAGCTCGTGCTCGCGAACACCTTCTTCGACCTGCTCGACCGCGTGCTCTGA
- a CDS encoding AMIN-like domain-containing (lipo)protein — translation MTELSTVRHPVRGVLATVAIAALTTGAAVGVPAQAQAAPLGAERAGWCATTWGSLPEASKTWTGSTVRKVRTGRHGCFDRLVIDLAGKRATGYHVSYVKAATQDGSGAPIRTRGGAVLQVAVNAPAYDAAGRPTYRMKNKQELAAVAGYDTLRQVAWGGSFEGRTTLAVGVRARLPFRTYVLAGPGSTTRLVIDVAHHW, via the coding sequence ATGACCGAGCTCAGCACCGTTCGCCACCCCGTCCGCGGCGTGCTCGCCACTGTGGCGATCGCCGCCCTCACCACCGGCGCCGCGGTCGGCGTACCGGCGCAGGCGCAGGCAGCGCCCCTCGGCGCCGAACGGGCCGGGTGGTGCGCCACCACCTGGGGTTCATTGCCGGAGGCAAGCAAGACCTGGACCGGATCGACCGTGCGGAAGGTCCGGACCGGCCGGCACGGCTGCTTCGACCGCCTGGTGATCGATCTGGCCGGCAAGCGCGCCACCGGGTACCACGTCAGCTACGTCAAGGCCGCCACTCAGGACGGTTCCGGTGCGCCGATCCGCACGCGGGGCGGCGCAGTCCTGCAGGTCGCCGTCAACGCGCCGGCGTACGACGCGGCCGGGCGGCCGACGTACCGAATGAAGAACAAGCAGGAACTGGCGGCCGTGGCCGGCTACGACACGCTTCGCCAGGTGGCGTGGGGCGGGAGTTTCGAGGGCCGGACGACGCTGGCGGTCGGCGTTCGGGCTCGCCTGCCGTTCCGGACCTATGTCCTCGCCGGCCCCGGCAGCACCACCCGGCTCGTCATCGATGTGGCTCATCACTGGTGA
- a CDS encoding GNAT family N-acetyltransferase, with amino-acid sequence MTPDELLEVFHRRIRLPDADTIPGWKQELDGLVHRSYFEGEGGGGFVETPRGLGDDPDAVIAAQIAFFRERGLEFEWKTYAYDEPADLGERLLQAGFIRAESETLILGEVDAILARPGALPSKVRMRDVEEPADFHRIAVLMDSLWHHGLERIEERLAAEYRMFPDRLEVTLIEDALRGPDGPALTAAWIRFHPGTGFASLWGGGTLPEWRRQGLYSAILVHRAKKAKARGYEFLRVDASADSRPILQKLGLHAVTTTTPYEWKP; translated from the coding sequence ATGACACCTGACGAGCTGCTAGAGGTCTTCCACCGCCGGATCCGGTTGCCGGACGCCGACACGATCCCGGGCTGGAAGCAGGAACTGGACGGGCTGGTGCACCGTTCGTACTTCGAAGGTGAGGGTGGCGGCGGGTTCGTCGAGACGCCGCGCGGGCTCGGCGACGACCCGGACGCGGTGATCGCCGCGCAGATCGCGTTCTTCCGCGAGCGCGGGCTGGAGTTCGAATGGAAGACCTACGCCTACGACGAGCCGGCGGACCTGGGCGAGCGGCTGTTGCAAGCCGGTTTCATTCGGGCGGAGTCCGAGACGCTGATCCTCGGTGAGGTGGACGCGATCCTGGCCCGGCCGGGCGCGCTGCCGTCGAAGGTGCGGATGCGTGACGTGGAGGAGCCGGCCGACTTCCACCGGATCGCGGTGCTGATGGACTCGCTGTGGCACCACGGGCTGGAGCGGATCGAGGAGCGGCTGGCCGCGGAGTACAGAATGTTCCCCGACCGGCTGGAGGTCACGCTGATCGAGGACGCGCTGCGGGGACCGGACGGGCCGGCCCTGACGGCGGCCTGGATCCGGTTCCACCCCGGGACCGGGTTCGCCAGTCTGTGGGGAGGCGGCACGCTGCCCGAGTGGCGCAGGCAGGGGCTGTACAGCGCGATCCTGGTGCATCGGGCGAAGAAGGCGAAGGCCCGTGGCTACGAATTCCTCCGGGTCGACGCCTCGGCGGACTCCCGCCCGATCCTGCAGAAACTCGGGCTGCACGCGGTCACCACCACCACGCCGTACGAATGGAAGCCCTGA
- the secA2 gene encoding accessory Sec system translocase SecA2, protein MKLTSRFRRLLQRPGSIDLGPYEKLTTAVSEAEDSLQDLTDEELTEVVTEMRTTGGLEEGDQIEFLALAREAGRRAIGERAFDGQIVGALALLQGRIVEMATGEGKTLAGAFAAAGYAIGGRRVQVMAVNDYLAQRDSEWMGPVYELLGVTVSHIGQASTPEERRAAYQADVCYAPVSELGFDVLRDRLVDDVADRVTVKPDVALVDEADSVLIDEARVPLVLAGATRTEELDDDVVALVRTLRAGIDYEIDGDGRTVALTDKGTDKVEEHLDGINLYDEENLDRLTQINVALHAEVLLRRDVDYLVRDGKVSLINNNRGRIAKLQRWPDGLQAAVEAKEAVPVSDSGEVLDSITVQALVSSYPTLCGMTGTAVVVGEQLQEFYKVEVAVVPPNKPNIRVDEPDRLYLTVAQKNKALVEHIAEVHETGRPILIGTHSVEESEQLSDLLEAAEVPHVVLNAKNDAEEAAIIAEAGVPGTVTVSTQMAGRGTDIRLGGRDESHDKDRALELGGLYVIGTGLHASSRLDDQLRGRAGRQGDPGGSLFFASLADELVTRYSVTSGLRPSPDQNGRLTDRKAIGTLEHAQRVADGANAELHRTTWSYHRLTGQQRAILLDTREKVLTEDLAAERLAELAKERYDELVEEFDEETVKAAARKIALHHLDRKWTDHLAYLADLREGIHLRSLAGGIVHMKPIDEFNKSAIASFDTLVADAWKEAAETFKEAEITAEGLDEEASGVPRPTATWTYLVNDNPFGTEADRILGRLRNAIKPESGAQAEEIPAELFDQDDLPEELRDLDDDELPEELREADDDKKDIKD, encoded by the coding sequence ATGAAACTCACCTCGCGCTTCCGCCGGCTCCTGCAGCGCCCCGGCTCGATCGACCTCGGCCCGTACGAGAAGCTGACCACTGCGGTCAGCGAGGCTGAGGACTCGCTGCAGGACCTCACGGACGAGGAACTCACCGAGGTCGTCACCGAGATGCGGACGACCGGCGGCCTCGAAGAGGGCGACCAGATCGAGTTCCTCGCGCTCGCCCGGGAGGCCGGTCGGCGGGCGATCGGGGAGCGGGCCTTCGACGGCCAGATCGTCGGCGCGCTCGCGCTGCTGCAGGGCCGGATCGTCGAGATGGCGACCGGTGAGGGCAAGACGCTGGCGGGTGCCTTCGCCGCCGCCGGGTACGCGATCGGCGGCCGGCGCGTCCAGGTGATGGCGGTCAACGACTACCTGGCCCAGCGCGACTCGGAGTGGATGGGCCCGGTCTACGAGCTGCTCGGCGTCACGGTCAGCCACATCGGCCAGGCGTCGACGCCGGAGGAGCGCCGCGCGGCGTACCAGGCCGACGTCTGCTACGCCCCGGTCAGCGAGCTCGGCTTCGACGTACTGCGGGACCGGCTGGTCGACGACGTCGCCGACCGGGTCACCGTCAAGCCCGACGTGGCGCTGGTGGACGAGGCCGACTCGGTGCTGATCGACGAGGCCCGGGTGCCGCTGGTGCTGGCCGGCGCGACCCGGACCGAGGAGCTCGACGACGACGTGGTCGCGCTGGTCCGCACCCTGCGCGCCGGGATCGACTACGAGATCGACGGTGACGGCCGGACCGTCGCGCTGACCGACAAGGGCACGGACAAGGTCGAGGAGCACCTCGACGGCATCAACCTGTACGACGAGGAGAACCTCGACCGGCTGACCCAGATCAACGTCGCGCTGCACGCCGAGGTGCTGCTGCGCCGCGACGTCGACTACCTGGTCCGCGACGGCAAGGTCAGCCTGATCAACAACAACCGCGGCCGAATCGCGAAGCTGCAGCGCTGGCCCGACGGACTGCAGGCCGCGGTCGAGGCCAAGGAGGCCGTGCCGGTCAGCGACTCCGGTGAGGTGCTCGACAGCATCACCGTGCAGGCGCTGGTCAGCAGCTACCCGACCCTGTGCGGCATGACCGGTACGGCGGTCGTCGTCGGCGAGCAGCTGCAGGAGTTCTACAAGGTCGAGGTTGCGGTCGTCCCGCCGAACAAGCCGAACATCCGCGTCGACGAGCCGGACCGGCTCTACCTGACCGTCGCGCAGAAGAACAAGGCACTGGTCGAGCACATCGCCGAGGTGCACGAGACCGGGCGGCCGATCCTGATCGGGACGCACAGCGTCGAGGAGTCCGAGCAGCTGAGCGACCTGCTCGAGGCCGCCGAGGTGCCGCACGTCGTACTGAACGCCAAGAACGACGCCGAGGAAGCTGCGATCATCGCCGAAGCGGGTGTGCCGGGCACGGTGACCGTCTCGACCCAGATGGCCGGCCGCGGTACCGACATCCGGCTGGGCGGGCGGGACGAGTCGCACGATAAGGACCGCGCGCTGGAGCTGGGCGGGCTCTATGTCATCGGCACCGGCCTGCACGCGTCCAGCCGACTGGACGACCAGCTGCGTGGCCGCGCCGGACGCCAGGGCGACCCCGGCGGTTCGCTGTTCTTCGCGAGCCTCGCGGACGAGCTGGTCACCCGGTACTCCGTCACCTCGGGCCTGCGTCCCTCGCCTGACCAGAACGGCCGCCTGACCGACCGCAAGGCGATCGGAACGCTGGAGCACGCGCAGCGCGTCGCCGACGGCGCCAACGCCGAACTGCACCGGACGACCTGGTCGTACCACCGCCTGACCGGACAGCAGCGAGCGATCCTGCTGGACACCCGCGAGAAGGTCCTGACCGAGGACCTGGCCGCGGAGCGGCTGGCGGAGCTGGCCAAGGAGCGGTACGACGAACTGGTCGAGGAGTTCGACGAGGAGACGGTCAAGGCAGCGGCCCGCAAGATCGCGCTGCACCACCTGGACCGCAAGTGGACCGACCACCTCGCCTACCTGGCCGACCTGCGCGAAGGCATCCACCTGCGCTCGCTGGCCGGCGGGATCGTGCACATGAAGCCGATCGACGAGTTCAACAAGTCGGCGATCGCCTCCTTCGACACCCTGGTGGCCGACGCCTGGAAGGAAGCCGCCGAGACCTTCAAGGAAGCCGAGATCACCGCCGAGGGCCTGGACGAGGAAGCCTCCGGCGTACCGCGCCCGACGGCGACCTGGACCTACCTGGTCAACGACAACCCCTTCGGCACCGAGGCCGACCGGATCCTCGGCCGCCTCCGCAACGCGATCAAGCCCGAGTCCGGCGCGCAGGCCGAGGAGATCCCCGCCGAGCTCTTCGACCAGGACGACCTGCCGGAGGAACTGCGCGACCTCGACGACGACGAGCTCCCCGAGGAGCTCCGCGAAGCCGATGACGACAAGAAGGACATCAAGGACTGA
- a CDS encoding MFS transporter: protein MITTSANPMSTRTAAAAVFLLFVTNGMLIGGIGGTLPALRERLDIDASGLSLLLFCLAFSAVVSMQVGGRLADRIGARPVALCTLTLLALGVGTLAFTTSLPGAIIAMVLAGLGNGAMDVAMNSLGVEVEQARPKPIMSRFHAFWSVGNLLAAGTVVLIARLFGKTGGANVGPALGTLCVTGLLSIAVCYRIVPAGRRIEHTTDGVRTAIPRLAWALGLMAFCFGLAEGTAIDWSSVHVTDVARIDPSTGALGLVAVSGFMVIIRLLGDRAVSRIGRRAVVRIGSVTAIGGYLLTVLVQPLPLLLIGWALVGVGVGLVAPQVYAVAGHVGGGRMLAIVVTFGYAAFLVGPAIIGQLVEHVGIQQAMILPLALSGCLVSVSVVLPRDEPAP from the coding sequence ATGATCACCACGTCCGCGAATCCGATGTCCACCCGGACCGCGGCGGCCGCGGTCTTCCTGCTGTTCGTCACCAACGGGATGCTGATCGGTGGCATCGGCGGCACGCTGCCCGCGCTGCGCGAACGGCTGGACATCGACGCCTCCGGGCTCTCCTTGCTGCTGTTCTGCCTGGCCTTCTCCGCCGTCGTGTCGATGCAGGTCGGCGGCCGGCTGGCCGACCGGATCGGGGCCCGCCCGGTCGCGCTGTGCACACTGACCCTGCTGGCCCTCGGGGTCGGCACCCTCGCGTTCACGACCTCGTTGCCCGGAGCAATCATCGCGATGGTGCTGGCCGGCCTCGGCAACGGGGCGATGGACGTCGCGATGAACTCCCTCGGCGTCGAGGTCGAGCAGGCCCGGCCGAAACCGATCATGAGCCGTTTCCACGCTTTCTGGAGCGTCGGCAACCTGCTCGCGGCCGGTACCGTCGTGCTGATCGCGCGGCTGTTCGGGAAGACCGGCGGGGCCAACGTCGGTCCCGCTCTCGGCACGCTCTGCGTCACCGGCCTGCTCTCGATCGCCGTCTGCTACCGGATCGTGCCGGCCGGCCGCCGGATCGAGCACACCACCGACGGCGTCCGGACCGCGATCCCCCGGCTGGCCTGGGCGCTCGGCCTGATGGCCTTCTGCTTCGGCCTGGCCGAAGGCACCGCCATCGACTGGTCGTCGGTCCACGTCACCGACGTCGCCAGGATCGACCCGTCCACCGGCGCCCTCGGCCTGGTCGCGGTCAGCGGCTTCATGGTGATCATCCGGCTGCTCGGCGACCGGGCGGTCTCCCGGATCGGCCGCCGGGCAGTCGTCCGGATCGGCTCCGTCACCGCGATCGGCGGGTATCTGCTGACCGTCCTGGTGCAGCCGCTTCCCCTGCTGCTGATCGGCTGGGCCCTGGTCGGCGTCGGCGTCGGCCTGGTCGCACCGCAGGTGTACGCCGTGGCCGGTCACGTCGGTGGCGGCCGCATGCTCGCAATCGTGGTGACCTTCGGGTACGCCGCCTTCCTGGTCGGCCCAGCCATCATCGGCCAACTCGTCGAGCACGTCGGTATCCAGCAGGCGATGATCCTGCCGCTGGCTCTGTCGGGCTGCCTGGTCTCCGTCTCCGTCGTGCTCCCCCGCGACGAACCGGCCCCGTAA
- a CDS encoding AMIN-like domain-containing (lipo)protein, whose protein sequence is MKCVHAERADHHHLPIRSAFAVLAALAFAAVPAGAVAAPAHADRTTTTATAVAGCPTGWGSLPEASTFAGAGYLTNVRTGQHSCFDRIVFDVRGKPSWYRVHYVKDIATVGEGRVIPVRGGAKLEIVLSVPSYDDNVATYRPADYDELTDVQGYRTFRQVVDAGSFEGETVIGVGVRARLPFRVFTLTGPGTTGRVVVDVAHRW, encoded by the coding sequence GTGAAATGTGTTCACGCAGAAAGGGCCGACCACCACCACCTACCGATCCGCTCCGCATTCGCAGTACTGGCAGCACTCGCCTTCGCCGCAGTACCGGCGGGAGCGGTCGCTGCTCCAGCGCACGCCGACCGGACGACCACGACCGCCACGGCTGTCGCGGGCTGCCCGACAGGCTGGGGTTCATTGCCTGAGGCAAGCACCTTCGCCGGGGCCGGCTACCTGACGAACGTCCGGACCGGCCAGCACTCCTGCTTCGACCGGATCGTGTTCGACGTCCGGGGCAAGCCGTCCTGGTACCGCGTGCACTACGTCAAGGACATCGCCACCGTGGGCGAGGGCCGGGTGATCCCGGTGCGCGGCGGCGCCAAGTTGGAGATCGTCCTGTCGGTGCCGTCGTACGACGACAACGTCGCCACCTACCGTCCGGCGGACTACGACGAACTGACCGACGTGCAGGGCTACCGGACCTTCCGGCAGGTCGTGGACGCCGGCAGCTTCGAGGGGGAAACGGTGATCGGGGTCGGCGTCCGCGCCCGTCTGCCGTTCCGCGTCTTCACGCTGACCGGGCCGGGCACCACCGGCCGAGTCGTCGTCGACGTGGCGCATCGCTGGTAG
- a CDS encoding DeoR/GlpR family DNA-binding transcription regulator yields MNGEERLRFVVEELARAGRVGVSELARDTGTSEMTIRRDLDLLQGQGLVRRVRGGAVGVALRGEVIPFALRDKQGREVKRRLGAAVAELISDGEAVALDNGTTCLAVARELAGRAITVMPLSLHSAVVLGEAARTKLIMPGGEVSSPELASYGAAAEAGVRGIHFDTAVISSCAALPAHGLTTNTLADAAMKRALIESSARVLLAVESAKLERTAMVTVAALEAVDVLVTDEAADDEALEAFRQADVEIRFA; encoded by the coding sequence ATGAACGGTGAGGAACGGCTGAGGTTCGTCGTCGAGGAGCTGGCCCGAGCCGGCCGGGTCGGCGTCTCCGAACTGGCGCGCGACACCGGAACCTCGGAGATGACGATCCGCCGCGACCTCGATCTGCTGCAGGGCCAAGGCCTGGTACGCCGGGTCCGCGGCGGCGCGGTCGGGGTCGCGTTGCGGGGCGAGGTGATCCCGTTCGCCCTGCGGGACAAGCAGGGCAGGGAGGTCAAACGACGACTCGGAGCAGCCGTCGCCGAGCTGATCAGCGACGGCGAGGCGGTCGCGCTGGACAACGGCACGACCTGCTTGGCCGTCGCCCGTGAGCTGGCCGGCCGCGCGATCACCGTGATGCCGCTGTCGTTGCACTCGGCCGTCGTTCTGGGCGAGGCGGCCCGGACGAAGCTGATCATGCCGGGCGGCGAGGTGAGCTCACCCGAGCTGGCGTCGTACGGCGCGGCGGCCGAGGCCGGCGTCCGGGGTATCCACTTCGACACCGCGGTGATCAGCAGTTGTGCCGCACTGCCCGCGCACGGTCTCACCACCAACACCCTTGCCGACGCCGCGATGAAACGCGCGCTGATCGAGTCCTCGGCCCGAGTGCTGCTGGCCGTCGAGTCGGCCAAGCTCGAACGCACCGCGATGGTGACGGTGGCCGCACTGGAAGCCGTCGACGTGCTCGTCACCGACGAGGCGGCCGACGACGAGGCGCTGGAGGCGTTCCGCCAGGCCGACGTCGAGATCAGGTTCGCATGA